The following proteins are encoded in a genomic region of Thiomonas sp. X19:
- the cas7c gene encoding type I-C CRISPR-associated protein Cas7/Csd2, translated as MSLTNRYDFVLLFDVKDGNPNGDPDAGNLPRLDAETGHGLVTDVALKRKVRNFVAMTKEQDVRDPQPGEKRFEIYVREKAVLNQQNQRAYSALKLDAESLESAPDEASEKKTAKEKKRKGSGDDVNKARDWMCQNFFDVRTFGAVMSTGINCGQVRGPVQFTFARSVDPVIAQEHSITRMAVATEAEAEKQGGDNRTMGRKHTVPYGLYAAHGFVSSFLARQTGFGEDDLALLWQSLAQMFEHDRSAARGEMSTRGLYVFRHDSELGNAPAHALFDRLKIARAESVDVPRTFDDYTVLFDGNPIGAGSEQSLGNGVTLRRLA; from the coding sequence ATGAGCCTGACCAACCGCTACGACTTCGTGCTGCTGTTTGACGTGAAAGACGGCAATCCCAACGGCGACCCGGACGCCGGCAATCTGCCGCGCCTGGATGCCGAAACCGGGCATGGGCTGGTGACCGACGTGGCCTTGAAGCGCAAGGTGCGCAACTTCGTCGCGATGACCAAAGAGCAAGATGTACGCGACCCCCAGCCGGGTGAGAAGCGCTTCGAGATTTACGTGCGCGAGAAAGCCGTCCTCAACCAGCAGAACCAGCGCGCCTACTCCGCGCTCAAGCTGGATGCTGAAAGCCTCGAGTCCGCTCCAGACGAAGCCTCCGAGAAAAAAACCGCCAAGGAGAAAAAGCGCAAAGGCAGTGGCGATGACGTGAACAAGGCCCGCGACTGGATGTGCCAGAATTTCTTCGACGTGCGCACCTTCGGCGCGGTCATGTCCACCGGCATCAACTGTGGCCAGGTGCGCGGACCGGTGCAGTTCACCTTCGCGCGTTCGGTCGATCCCGTCATCGCACAGGAACACTCGATCACCCGCATGGCGGTGGCGACCGAGGCCGAAGCCGAAAAGCAGGGCGGTGACAATCGCACCATGGGCCGCAAGCACACCGTGCCTTACGGCCTCTACGCCGCGCATGGTTTCGTCTCGAGCTTCCTCGCCAGGCAGACTGGCTTTGGTGAAGACGATTTGGCACTGCTTTGGCAATCACTCGCGCAGATGTTCGAGCATGACCGCTCCGCAGCCCGGGGCGAAATGTCCACTCGCGGGCTGTATGTGTTCAGGCACGATTCGGAGCTGGGCAACGCTCCGGCGCATGCGCTGTTTGATCGGCTGAAAATCGCGCGCGCCGAAAGCGTGGACGTGCCGCGCACTTTCGACGATTACACGGTACTCTTCGACGGAAACCCCATCGGCGCGGGGAGCGAACAGTCGCTTGGCAACGGCGTCACGCTGCGGCGCCTGGCCTGA
- the cas4 gene encoding CRISPR-associated protein Cas4, producing MNATDDPVPLSALQHWVYCPRQCGLIHLEQAFEDNIHTARGQAVHRLVDAPGYEIKAGVKVERSLPLWSDRLGLIGKADLVEFHADGTVFPVEFKHGRKRQKTHDDIQLAAQAMCLEDMLGRPVPLGAIYHASSHRRREVAITPALRELVIDTAEAIRAMLRAGVLPLPVFDARCRECSLKDICQPEALTAVRVQRELRAHLFEVED from the coding sequence GTGAACGCCACCGACGACCCTGTGCCCCTGTCCGCCCTGCAGCACTGGGTGTACTGTCCGCGGCAATGCGGGCTGATCCACCTGGAGCAAGCGTTCGAGGACAACATTCACACCGCGCGCGGACAGGCCGTGCATCGTCTCGTGGACGCGCCGGGCTACGAGATCAAGGCCGGCGTGAAAGTCGAGCGCAGCCTGCCCTTGTGGTCGGATCGTCTGGGACTGATCGGCAAGGCCGACCTCGTCGAGTTCCATGCCGATGGCACGGTGTTCCCCGTGGAGTTCAAGCATGGCCGCAAGCGCCAGAAAACCCATGACGACATCCAGCTCGCCGCCCAGGCCATGTGCCTGGAAGACATGCTGGGCCGCCCCGTGCCGCTTGGCGCCATCTACCACGCCAGCAGCCACCGCCGGCGCGAAGTCGCCATCACGCCCGCGTTGCGCGAACTGGTGATTGATACGGCCGAGGCCATCCGCGCCATGCTGAGGGCCGGGGTCCTGCCGCTCCCCGTGTTCGATGCGCGCTGCCGGGAATGTTCGCTCAAGGACATCTGCCAGCCCGAGGCGCTGACCGCCGTGCGCGTGCAGCGCGAACTACGTGCGCACCTGTTTGAGGTGGAGGACTGA
- the cas5c gene encoding type I-C CRISPR-associated protein Cas5c codes for MKPYCLELSGPWACFTRPEMKVERVSYDVMTPSAARACFEAILWKPAIRWHVRRIEVLKPIRWINLRRNEVASVISTRNVETAMKNGQGDLALYVEDDRQQRAGLFLRDVAYRVHADLEFLPARDPEARVPKYHEMFERRASKGQCVNQPYLGTREFAAHFRLIADTATEPRPIDETRDLGFMLHDLDFSNTADPQPRFFRALMEQGVVQVPAWNSVEVRG; via the coding sequence ATGAAACCCTATTGCCTGGAACTGTCCGGCCCCTGGGCCTGCTTCACACGCCCAGAAATGAAGGTCGAACGGGTGAGCTATGACGTGATGACTCCATCCGCCGCGCGTGCCTGCTTCGAGGCGATTCTTTGGAAGCCGGCGATCCGGTGGCATGTGCGCCGCATCGAGGTGCTCAAACCCATCCGCTGGATCAATCTGCGGCGCAATGAGGTGGCGAGCGTGATATCCACCCGCAACGTCGAAACCGCGATGAAGAATGGCCAAGGTGACCTCGCCCTCTACGTCGAGGACGACCGTCAGCAACGCGCTGGCCTGTTCCTGCGCGACGTGGCCTACCGCGTGCACGCCGATCTGGAATTCCTGCCCGCGCGCGATCCCGAAGCACGCGTGCCGAAGTATCACGAGATGTTCGAGCGCCGGGCATCCAAGGGCCAATGCGTCAATCAGCCCTACCTCGGCACACGCGAGTTCGCGGCGCATTTCCGGCTGATTGCCGACACTGCCACCGAGCCGCGGCCGATCGATGAAACCCGCGACCTGGGTTTCATGCTGCACGATCTGGACTTCTCCAATACAGCCGACCCGCAGCCGCGCTTTTTCCGTGCGCTCATGGAGCAAGGCGTGGTGCAGGTTCCCGCCTGGAATAGCGTGGAGGTGCGGGGATGA
- the cas1c gene encoding type I-C CRISPR-associated endonuclease Cas1c, with protein MQTLQNTLYVMTPQAYVHIDNATLRVDVEREKKLQVPLHHVGGLVCFGNVMVSPALMHRLADEGKSLVLLDDSGRFKARLEGPVSGNILLRQAQHHAADDATITFGLARECIAGKIKNSRSVVQRGARESADAGESAHLARCADNLAASLRAAAEAQTLDVLRGVEGEAARGYFEALNRIVKPSMREDFRLDGRTRRPPLDRFNALLSFLYAMLMNDCRSALEAVGLDPQLGFLHAVRPGRAALALDLQEEFRSVLADRLALTLINRGQISADDFDQHEGGAVLLSDKGRRKVVAAWQERKQEEVTHPLLETKMPIGLLPFVQARLLARTIRGEMDGYLPYLAR; from the coding sequence ATGCAGACCCTGCAAAACACCCTGTATGTGATGACCCCGCAGGCCTATGTCCACATCGACAACGCCACCCTGCGCGTGGACGTGGAACGCGAGAAGAAACTCCAGGTGCCGTTGCACCATGTCGGTGGCTTGGTGTGCTTTGGCAACGTCATGGTGTCGCCAGCGCTGATGCACCGCCTGGCCGATGAGGGCAAGTCCCTCGTCCTGCTGGATGATTCCGGCCGCTTCAAGGCGCGGCTCGAAGGCCCGGTATCGGGCAATATCCTGCTTCGCCAGGCCCAGCACCATGCCGCGGACGATGCCACCATCACCTTCGGACTGGCGCGTGAGTGCATCGCCGGAAAGATCAAGAACAGCCGCAGCGTCGTGCAACGCGGGGCACGCGAAAGCGCCGATGCCGGCGAATCCGCCCATCTCGCCCGGTGTGCCGACAACCTTGCCGCATCGTTGCGCGCCGCCGCCGAGGCCCAGACCCTTGACGTCCTGCGCGGCGTCGAGGGTGAGGCTGCGCGCGGCTATTTCGAGGCCCTGAATCGCATCGTCAAGCCGTCCATGCGTGAAGACTTCCGCCTAGACGGCCGCACCCGCCGGCCTCCGCTCGACCGGTTCAACGCCCTGCTGTCTTTTCTCTACGCCATGCTGATGAACGATTGCCGCTCGGCGCTGGAAGCCGTCGGGCTCGATCCCCAGCTCGGTTTCCTGCACGCCGTGCGGCCCGGCCGCGCCGCACTTGCACTCGACCTGCAAGAGGAATTCCGCTCGGTACTCGCAGACCGGCTGGCGCTGACACTCATCAACCGCGGCCAGATCAGCGCTGACGACTTCGACCAGCACGAGGGCGGCGCCGTGCTGCTGTCCGACAAAGGCCGGCGCAAGGTCGTCGCCGCCTGGCAGGAGCGCAAGCAGGAAGAGGTCACCCACCCTCTGCTGGAGACCAAAATGCCGATCGGCCTGCTGCCTTTCGTCCAGGCTCGCCTGCTCGCGCGGACCATCCGCGGCGAGATGGACGGTTACCTGCCCTATCTGGCCCGGTAA
- the cas2 gene encoding CRISPR-associated endonuclease Cas2 yields MLIIVTYDVSTETAAGRKRLRRVAKACERVGQRVQKSVFECQVDAMEYEALERELLAEIKLDEDNLRFYRITEPTELRVKQYGTFRSIDFNGPLVV; encoded by the coding sequence ATGCTCATCATCGTGACCTATGACGTCTCGACCGAAACAGCTGCAGGCCGCAAACGTCTGCGGCGCGTAGCCAAGGCCTGTGAAAGGGTGGGACAACGCGTGCAGAAATCCGTGTTCGAATGTCAGGTCGATGCCATGGAATACGAAGCCCTTGAACGCGAACTGCTCGCCGAAATCAAGCTGGACGAAGATAATCTGCGCTTCTACCGCATCACCGAACCGACCGAACTGCGCGTCAAGCAATATGGCACCTTCCGTTCCATCGACTTCAACGGCCCGCTTGTCGTGTAG
- a CDS encoding site-specific integrase produces the protein MAYIEKRKNGYRVQVRRRGLPSISRTFDLKADAEAWARDMEREAQQGNIAVLRNEAGKVTMAELIDRFSVDVVPSFKSAGNWRGYLQIARVRFGSYFLSAIRSVDLAAWLADLRASGLAPATTLHYLQAVRSCFNYAAKDLGIHLPAGNPARDVRKPKLDNARDRRLSPEELDYLFRGIAGARKPDGMREMISLAVETSARESELLSLNWRLIDLDKRTAHLRVTKTGVPRTVALSIAAVGALRTMQAFPRRLDGKVFPWTRGAWVSAFIRIRRRGRELYEADCTAQGVRPDASFLTDLRFHDLRHEATSRLFEKGLGIMEVASMTGHKSLAMLKRYTHVEAEKLAQKLG, from the coding sequence ATGGCATACATCGAGAAGCGGAAAAATGGATACAGAGTACAGGTTCGGCGTCGTGGTCTGCCCAGCATATCGCGTACGTTTGACCTGAAGGCCGATGCCGAGGCTTGGGCGCGCGACATGGAGCGCGAAGCGCAACAAGGCAACATCGCCGTGTTGCGCAACGAGGCGGGCAAAGTCACGATGGCCGAACTCATTGATCGATTCTCGGTCGATGTGGTGCCGAGCTTCAAATCTGCGGGCAACTGGCGAGGCTACTTGCAGATTGCGCGTGTGCGATTTGGTTCCTATTTCCTGTCGGCCATACGCAGCGTCGATCTGGCGGCGTGGCTTGCCGATCTGCGTGCCTCTGGGCTGGCGCCAGCCACAACCCTGCATTACTTGCAAGCTGTGCGGTCTTGCTTCAACTATGCCGCCAAGGACTTGGGTATCCACCTACCCGCAGGCAATCCGGCACGCGATGTGCGCAAGCCTAAGCTTGACAACGCTAGGGATCGTCGCTTGTCGCCAGAGGAACTGGATTACCTATTTCGCGGGATCGCTGGTGCTCGCAAGCCCGACGGCATGCGGGAAATGATTTCGCTGGCCGTAGAAACGTCAGCACGCGAGTCCGAGCTGCTGAGCCTGAACTGGAGGCTCATCGATCTGGACAAGCGCACGGCTCACCTTCGTGTCACGAAAACCGGGGTGCCTCGCACGGTGGCTTTGTCCATTGCTGCGGTCGGTGCCTTGCGAACCATGCAGGCCTTTCCGCGCCGACTTGACGGGAAAGTATTCCCATGGACGCGCGGGGCTTGGGTGAGCGCGTTTATCCGCATCCGCCGCCGTGGTCGTGAACTGTATGAAGCCGATTGCACCGCGCAAGGCGTCAGACCGGACGCGTCATTCCTGACCGACCTGCGTTTCCATGATCTGCGCCACGAGGCCACGTCCCGGCTGTTCGAAAAGGGCCTTGGCATCATGGAAGTGGCGAGCATGACAGGCCATAAGAGCCTCGCCATGCTGAAGCGCTACACCCACGTCGAAGCCGAAAAACTCGCCCAAAAACTCGGGTAA
- a CDS encoding TIGR00730 family Rossman fold protein, with amino-acid sequence MHSVCVYCGSRAGTDPVYAEAATAMGSAIAHRAMTLIYGGGSVGLMHATAEAALAGGGRVVGVITELLMQREVGHTGLSELHIVENMHQRKKMMADYADGFIALPGGLGTLEELFEVWTWRQLGYHNKPIGLLNVQGYYDPLLDFLAQSREQGFVRTEVLAPLVVEADPGRLLDRMVGSQPVQDDPWWRMREAI; translated from the coding sequence ATGCATTCCGTTTGTGTTTATTGCGGGTCCCGCGCCGGGACCGATCCGGTCTACGCCGAAGCCGCCACCGCCATGGGCAGCGCCATTGCCCACCGCGCCATGACCCTGATTTACGGCGGCGGCAGTGTCGGGCTGATGCATGCCACGGCTGAAGCGGCGCTGGCTGGTGGCGGCCGCGTGGTGGGCGTGATCACCGAGTTGTTGATGCAACGCGAGGTGGGCCACACCGGCCTGAGTGAGTTGCATATCGTGGAGAACATGCACCAGCGCAAGAAGATGATGGCCGACTATGCCGATGGCTTCATCGCCCTGCCCGGCGGACTGGGCACGCTGGAGGAACTCTTCGAGGTCTGGACCTGGCGGCAGCTCGGCTACCACAACAAGCCCATCGGCCTGCTCAATGTGCAGGGCTACTACGACCCGTTGCTGGATTTTCTCGCGCAAAGCCGCGAGCAGGGATTCGTCCGTACCGAGGTGCTGGCGCCGCTGGTGGTGGAGGCCGATCCGGGCCGGCTGCTGGACCGCATGGTGGGGAGCCAGCCGGTGCAGGACGATCCCTGGTGGCGCATGCGCGAAGCGATCTGA
- the cas3 gene encoding CRISPR-associated helicase Cas3', with protein MAHAAKDANGNWLEPHRLADHLTAVADLAARFAETFGADSARLAGQWHDLGKYRPRFQRYIRQASGFEADAHIKGEAGKAPHSTAGAVLATDRFGPAGRVLAYLIAGHHAGLADWFGGLEVRLASADSRAELSESLAANPPAELLDAGDFKPDLRTIPGGKNGFALWVRMLFSALVDADFLDTERYMDPDKFTRRNQWPALSELTHLFDAYMAKLAAAVPPTPVNALRADILRQCWEKAAAAPGLFSLTVPTGGGKTLSGMAFALEHARAHGKHRVIHVIPYTSIIEQTADIFRSIFGEAVIEHHSNAESDPERENHASRLACENWDAPIVVTTNVQFFESLFAARTSRCRKLHNLVDSVIIVDEAQLLPPEFLQPMLDVLNLLTQHYGVSVVLATATQPALSTREYFDARQNLRGLDNVREIINDPDAIYRALERVHVRLPVDWQAPTDWPQLAQELARHDSALAIVNRRQDARELWEKMPEGTLHLSALMCGAHRSQIIGDIKARLKAGVPTRVVSTQLVEAGVDVDFPVVFRALAGLDSIAQAAGRCNREGRLAAKGEVVVFVPPKPAPPGLLRRGEDACRDVLYGITEQPLARERFASYFERLYHACELDKKGICDDLCMAGNTLDGFELAVNFRTAAENFKLIEDEDNSPIIVLYRGVDGRDGSIDDLLGMLRKDGPQRWLMRKLQRYTVNLHSRDVAKLLAYGDIAEIIPGLFVQVSDFLYHPTLGLNPDGPPHGPTSLIV; from the coding sequence ATTGCCCATGCCGCGAAGGATGCCAACGGCAACTGGCTTGAACCGCACCGTCTTGCTGATCATCTGACGGCGGTTGCTGATCTGGCTGCCCGTTTCGCGGAAACCTTTGGTGCCGACTCGGCAAGGCTGGCGGGCCAGTGGCACGACTTGGGCAAATACCGCCCCCGTTTCCAACGTTACATCCGTCAGGCCAGCGGCTTCGAAGCCGATGCCCACATCAAGGGCGAGGCGGGCAAGGCACCGCATTCGACGGCAGGCGCAGTGCTCGCGACGGATCGCTTCGGCCCGGCGGGGCGGGTGCTGGCCTATCTCATCGCCGGGCATCATGCCGGGCTGGCGGATTGGTTCGGTGGATTGGAAGTGCGTCTCGCAAGTGCCGACAGCCGTGCGGAGCTGTCGGAGTCTTTGGCTGCGAACCCGCCGGCCGAATTGCTCGACGCAGGCGACTTCAAGCCTGATTTGCGGACGATTCCCGGGGGCAAGAACGGCTTTGCGCTGTGGGTGCGCATGCTGTTCTCGGCGCTGGTCGATGCGGATTTCCTCGATACCGAGCGCTACATGGACCCGGACAAGTTCACGCGGCGCAACCAGTGGCCCGCGCTGTCCGAACTCACTCACCTGTTCGATGCCTACATGGCCAAGCTGGCCGCCGCCGTGCCGCCCACTCCCGTCAACGCCCTGCGCGCCGACATCCTGCGCCAGTGCTGGGAAAAGGCCGCTGCCGCCCCCGGGCTGTTTTCACTCACGGTACCCACCGGCGGCGGCAAGACGCTCTCGGGCATGGCCTTCGCGCTGGAGCACGCCCGCGCGCACGGCAAGCACCGGGTGATCCATGTCATCCCCTACACCAGCATCATCGAGCAGACCGCCGACATTTTTCGCAGCATTTTTGGTGAAGCGGTCATCGAGCACCACAGCAACGCCGAGTCTGACCCCGAGCGGGAAAACCACGCCTCGCGCCTGGCCTGCGAAAACTGGGACGCACCCATTGTCGTCACCACCAATGTGCAGTTCTTCGAGTCGCTGTTCGCCGCGCGCACCTCGCGCTGCCGCAAGCTGCACAACTTGGTGGACAGCGTCATCATCGTCGACGAAGCGCAATTGCTGCCGCCGGAATTCCTGCAGCCCATGCTCGACGTGCTCAATCTGCTGACGCAGCACTACGGCGTGAGCGTGGTGCTGGCCACCGCCACCCAACCCGCCTTGAGCACCCGCGAATACTTCGACGCCCGCCAGAACCTGCGCGGCCTGGACAACGTGCGCGAAATCATCAACGACCCCGATGCGATCTACCGCGCGCTGGAACGCGTGCACGTGCGCCTGCCAGTGGATTGGCAAGCGCCCACCGATTGGCCACAACTGGCGCAGGAACTCGCCCGGCACGACTCGGCACTCGCCATCGTCAACCGCCGCCAAGACGCGCGCGAACTCTGGGAGAAAATGCCCGAGGGCACGCTGCATCTTTCTGCGTTGATGTGCGGCGCGCATCGCTCGCAGATCATCGGGGACATCAAAGCGCGGCTGAAAGCCGGCGTGCCAACGCGCGTGGTCAGCACCCAACTGGTCGAAGCCGGCGTAGACGTCGATTTCCCTGTGGTGTTTCGAGCGCTCGCCGGGCTCGACTCCATCGCCCAGGCGGCAGGGCGCTGCAACCGCGAAGGCCGTCTGGCCGCCAAGGGCGAGGTCGTGGTCTTTGTTCCGCCAAAACCCGCACCGCCGGGGCTTCTGCGTCGCGGCGAGGACGCTTGTCGCGATGTCCTGTACGGCATCACCGAGCAGCCGCTCGCGCGCGAACGCTTCGCCAGCTATTTCGAACGCCTGTACCACGCCTGCGAACTCGACAAAAAGGGCATCTGCGACGACTTGTGCATGGCCGGCAACACCCTCGACGGTTTTGAGCTGGCCGTTAACTTCCGCACCGCAGCCGAGAATTTCAAGCTGATCGAGGACGAGGACAACTCGCCCATCATCGTGCTCTACCGGGGTGTGGACGGACGGGACGGCAGCATTGACGATTTACTGGGAATGCTGCGCAAGGATGGCCCGCAGCGCTGGCTGATGCGTAAGCTGCAGCGCTACACGGTCAACCTGCATAGCCGCGATGTGGCGAAGTTATTGGCTTATGGGGACATCGCGGAAATCATTCCCGGTCTTTTCGTCCAAGTCAGCGACTTTCTCTACCACCCTACACTCGGGCTCAATCCTGACGGACCGCCCCATGGGCCAACCAGTCTGATTGTGTGA
- a CDS encoding P-II family nitrogen regulator translates to MKQITAIIKPFKLDEVREALAEVGVTGLTVTEVKGFGRQKGHTELYRGAEYVVDFLPKVKIEVVVKGGEVEPAIDAIVKSARTGKIGDGKIFVTSVEQVIRIRTSETGEAAV, encoded by the coding sequence ATGAAACAAATTACCGCCATCATCAAACCCTTCAAGCTCGACGAGGTGCGTGAGGCCCTGGCCGAAGTCGGCGTCACCGGCCTGACCGTGACCGAGGTCAAGGGCTTCGGCCGGCAGAAAGGCCATACCGAGCTGTATCGCGGCGCCGAGTATGTGGTCGACTTCCTGCCCAAGGTGAAGATCGAGGTCGTGGTCAAGGGTGGTGAGGTCGAGCCGGCCATCGACGCCATCGTCAAGTCCGCCCGCACCGGCAAGATCGGCGACGGCAAGATCTTCGTCACCAGCGTCGAGCAGGTCATCCGCATTCGCACCAGCGAAACCGGCGAAGCGGCCGTCTGA
- a CDS encoding 2-oxoisovalerate dehydrogenase, translating to MSEIHFIVEQAPEGGYIARAVGVDILTEADDLESLHAQVRDAVHCHFDDDKRPSIIRLHITREEMLAV from the coding sequence ATGTCCGAAATCCATTTCATCGTCGAACAAGCGCCTGAGGGCGGCTATATCGCGCGCGCCGTCGGCGTGGACATCTTGACCGAGGCCGACGACCTCGAATCCCTGCACGCGCAAGTGCGCGACGCAGTGCATTGCCATTTCGACGATGACAAGCGTCCCAGCATTATCCGTCTGCACATCACCCGCGAAGAGATGCTGGCAGTATGA
- the cas8c gene encoding type I-C CRISPR-associated protein Cas8c/Csd1, giving the protein MILQALDVYYRRKQIDPDPANRLPSFGLEDKEIPFVLDIDAAGRLLNIADTRSGDGKKKAGQRFLVPQGVKKTSGVAANLLWDNAEYVLGMPDAKKREESRKKDKEADYLARLAEMHQAFRARLEALPESAREDAGIQAVLAFLDSLTPESLASFSAFADIEAANPVLSFRLHGNLELVCQRPAVVVATANQTEETPDGVCLVSGAPAAIERLHPAIKGVWGAQTSGANIVSFNLDAFNSYGKAQGANAPLGKSAVFAYTTALNHLLARDSRQRIQVGNSSTVFWAEGPHTLETAMLDLFGEPPKDNPDRNTDAIKVLYASVASGQFSVGGPDTRFHVLGLAPNAARISIRFWETATAAELARRIRQHFEDVAVVHAAYEPEHLSLFRLLTGLALLNKADNIPPNLGGEVMRAILEGLPYPATLLNLAVARCRAEQKPTYARAAVIKACLNRWIRSRNTPEKEFTPMLDPTNTNPAYRLGRLFATLEKIQEDASPGINATIRDRYYGAASSTPAAVFPTLLRLSKHHLGKMTAGLAITRERLIGEIMDGFDAATFPPRILPLPDQARFALGYYQQRRAFFTKSTTEQIQ; this is encoded by the coding sequence ATGATTCTGCAAGCGCTCGATGTCTACTACCGCCGCAAGCAGATCGACCCCGACCCCGCAAACCGCTTGCCGAGCTTTGGTTTGGAAGACAAGGAAATTCCCTTCGTGCTGGACATCGACGCTGCCGGGAGACTGCTCAATATCGCCGACACCCGCAGCGGCGATGGCAAGAAGAAAGCCGGCCAGCGCTTTCTGGTGCCGCAGGGCGTCAAGAAAACCTCGGGCGTGGCGGCGAATCTGCTGTGGGACAACGCCGAGTATGTGCTAGGCATGCCCGACGCCAAGAAGCGCGAGGAGAGCCGAAAGAAAGACAAGGAGGCGGATTACCTCGCTCGTCTAGCCGAAATGCACCAGGCATTTCGCGCCAGGCTCGAAGCCTTGCCCGAGTCAGCTCGCGAGGACGCTGGCATCCAAGCCGTACTGGCATTTCTCGACTCTCTCACTCCGGAGTCTCTCGCGAGCTTTTCCGCATTTGCGGATATCGAAGCAGCCAACCCCGTCCTGAGTTTTCGTCTACACGGGAACCTGGAACTGGTTTGCCAACGCCCCGCCGTGGTCGTGGCCACTGCCAACCAAACCGAAGAAACGCCCGATGGCGTGTGTCTGGTCAGTGGTGCGCCTGCCGCCATCGAACGCCTGCACCCTGCGATCAAGGGCGTGTGGGGTGCGCAGACTTCGGGCGCAAACATCGTGTCGTTCAATCTCGACGCATTCAATTCATACGGCAAGGCGCAGGGTGCGAACGCGCCACTGGGCAAGTCCGCAGTGTTCGCCTACACCACGGCCTTAAATCATCTGCTGGCGAGGGATTCGCGCCAGCGCATCCAGGTCGGTAATTCCTCCACCGTTTTCTGGGCCGAGGGCCCGCACACGCTGGAAACCGCCATGCTCGACCTGTTCGGCGAACCGCCCAAGGACAACCCGGACAGGAACACTGATGCGATCAAGGTGCTGTACGCGTCCGTAGCGTCGGGGCAGTTCAGCGTCGGCGGGCCCGACACGCGCTTCCATGTGTTGGGCCTGGCACCCAACGCAGCCCGCATCAGCATTCGCTTCTGGGAAACCGCTACAGCCGCCGAGTTGGCGCGGCGCATCAGGCAGCATTTCGAGGATGTGGCCGTCGTCCATGCCGCCTACGAACCGGAACACCTGTCACTGTTTCGCCTGCTCACCGGACTGGCCTTGCTGAACAAGGCCGACAACATCCCGCCCAACCTCGGCGGCGAAGTCATGCGCGCCATTCTCGAAGGACTGCCTTATCCGGCCACGCTGCTCAATTTGGCCGTGGCGCGCTGCCGCGCCGAGCAAAAACCCACCTATGCCCGCGCCGCTGTCATCAAGGCCTGCCTCAACCGCTGGATTCGTTCCCGCAACACCCCAGAGAAGGAGTTCACGCCCATGCTCGATCCGACCAACACCAACCCGGCTTATCGGCTGGGGCGGCTGTTCGCCACGCTGGAAAAAATCCAGGAGGACGCCAGCCCCGGCATCAACGCCACCATCCGCGACCGCTATTACGGTGCGGCATCGAGTACTCCGGCCGCGGTATTTCCGACCCTGCTGCGCCTGAGCAAGCACCACCTCGGCAAGATGACCGCGGGCCTCGCCATCACCCGCGAGAGGCTCATCGGTGAGATCATGGATGGCTTCGACGCCGCCACCTTCCCGCCGCGCATCCTGCCCTTGCCCGACCAGGCGCGGTTCGCTCTCGGCTACTACCAGCAACGCCGAGCTTTCTTCACCAAATCCACCACGGAGCAAATTCAATGA
- a CDS encoding type II toxin-antitoxin system HicA family toxin, which translates to MRLPRDLSGSDLVKRLDRLGYRVTRQTGSHMRLTSTARGEHHITVPRHDPLRIGTLAAVLDAVAVHHGLSRDALLERLFN; encoded by the coding sequence ATGAGGCTGCCGCGTGATCTGTCCGGATCGGATCTGGTCAAGCGCCTGGACCGGCTTGGCTACCGCGTCACACGGCAGACCGGTAGCCACATGCGGCTGACCAGCACCGCGCGCGGAGAGCATCACATCACCGTGCCCCGGCATGATCCGCTGCGCATCGGCACGCTGGCCGCTGTGCTCGATGCCGTGGCAGTGCATCACGGCCTCAGTCGCGATGCCTTGCTCGAGCGCCTGTTCAACTGA
- a CDS encoding BrnT family toxin, producing the protein MDIEYALQGIRFRWNADKARKNIDKHQVSFEQAAQVFLDPFVRYQDASDRGEQRDAAIGADFDFRVLFVVHMMFEDDHIRIIFARKAEPPERSRYENGND; encoded by the coding sequence ATGGACATCGAGTACGCGTTGCAGGGCATCCGATTCCGCTGGAATGCGGACAAGGCGCGCAAGAACATCGACAAGCATCAGGTTTCATTCGAGCAGGCGGCACAGGTCTTTCTGGACCCCTTCGTGCGCTACCAGGACGCATCCGATCGAGGCGAGCAACGCGACGCAGCCATCGGTGCGGATTTTGATTTCCGGGTGCTCTTTGTCGTGCACATGATGTTCGAGGACGATCACATCCGCATCATCTTTGCCAGAAAGGCAGAACCACCCGAGAGGTCTCGCTATGAAAATGGAAACGATTAA